One Gloeocapsa sp. PCC 7428 genomic region harbors:
- a CDS encoding helix-turn-helix transcriptional regulator — MSVIVRLKELRSRREMSQNELARRLEMSLANVQKIEYNKAKSIPLNTLDRLCEILECEVGDLLVRVPDMKPDGDAGEAA; from the coding sequence ATGTCAGTGATAGTTCGACTAAAAGAACTGCGTTCTCGGCGAGAGATGTCACAAAACGAGCTGGCACGCCGGTTAGAGATGTCTCTGGCTAACGTGCAGAAGATTGAATACAACAAAGCCAAATCAATCCCCCTCAATACACTGGATCGGCTTTGCGAAATTTTGGAGTGCGAAGTGGGCGATCTGCTAGTTCGTGTTCCCGATATGAAGCCAGACGGAGACGCAGGGGAGGCAGCATAG